A window of Selenomonas ruminantium subsp. lactilytica TAM6421 contains these coding sequences:
- a CDS encoding major tail protein: protein MTTTKSGLTNAAFIGVHNFHIAELISDEAGKAPVYGESIYIPRLREISVKPTVDNATLYADNGACETATAISDYKLTIATASLPLEYRAKLLGHKLDENGVMQNGANDSAPYFAVMFESDKSNGKRRFVRLTKVKFSEPSDDFKTKEEKINYNTPSMEATAIYRESDKVALEQLDEEMETFTDAAAKDWYTLTEKSGS from the coding sequence ATGACTACGACAAAGAGTGGTCTTACTAATGCGGCTTTTATCGGTGTGCATAATTTCCACATCGCAGAGCTGATTAGCGACGAGGCAGGGAAAGCCCCTGTATATGGTGAGTCCATCTATATCCCGCGATTGAGGGAGATTTCCGTAAAACCGACGGTAGACAATGCAACGCTTTACGCGGATAACGGTGCTTGTGAAACGGCAACGGCTATTTCCGACTACAAGCTGACCATTGCTACGGCATCTCTCCCGCTTGAATACCGAGCAAAACTTTTGGGGCACAAACTCGACGAGAACGGCGTCATGCAGAATGGCGCAAACGACAGTGCGCCGTATTTCGCGGTCATGTTTGAGTCCGATAAATCCAACGGCAAGCGTCGTTTTGTACGTCTGACGAAGGTTAAGTTCAGTGAGCCGTCTGACGACTTCAAAACCAAAGAAGAAAAGATTAACTACAACACGCCGAGCATGGAGGCTACTGCTATCTATCGTGAGTCCGACAAGGTTGCACTTGAGCAGTTGGACGAAGAAATGGAAACATTCACCGACGCTGCGGCAAAAGATTGGTACACGCTCACCGAAAAAAGCGGTAGCTGA
- a CDS encoding HK97-gp10 family putative phage morphogenesis protein, whose protein sequence is MALKDRRLSVSKLQALVGDIAVEAGKKALSECADEIVADAKSRCPVKTGALRDSIHKEVKKNGERVTVGTRLKSAPSKKYPNGVNYGKIVEFSPRINKPFLYPALDAHRAQTKEKIRQAIAEAVKHGKSDS, encoded by the coding sequence ATGGCATTAAAAGACCGCAGATTATCCGTCTCAAAATTGCAAGCATTGGTTGGGGATATTGCAGTGGAGGCAGGAAAGAAAGCCCTCAGTGAGTGTGCAGACGAGATTGTAGCTGACGCAAAGAGTCGATGTCCTGTCAAGACAGGAGCATTGCGCGACTCAATCCACAAGGAAGTCAAGAAGAACGGCGAAAGAGTGACCGTTGGCACACGGCTGAAAAGCGCACCCTCCAAGAAATACCCCAATGGCGTTAATTACGGCAAAATTGTGGAGTTCTCCCCAAGAATAAACAAACCTTTTCTTTATCCCGCGTTGGACGCCCACAGGGCACAGACAAAGGAGAAGATAAGACAGGCAATAGCGGAGGCGGTAAAGCATGGCAAATCTGATAGCTGA
- a CDS encoding phage head closure protein, translated as MQIGRFKYRIEIQINTPTEDAEGNYVEEWQTVHTVWADITPVSSKQYFIANQDAAEVTCKIYIRYLADVTPRHRIVMKSHAYDIESVIPDIANGFCTIMAKEVF; from the coding sequence ATGCAGATAGGCAGATTTAAGTATCGGATAGAGATACAGATAAACACGCCCACAGAGGATGCGGAAGGCAACTATGTTGAAGAATGGCAGACGGTTCACACCGTTTGGGCTGACATTACGCCTGTCAGCAGTAAGCAGTATTTCATTGCGAACCAAGACGCAGCAGAAGTTACCTGCAAAATCTATATCAGATACCTAGCTGATGTTACGCCACGCCACCGCATTGTGATGAAAAGCCATGCGTATGACATTGAAAGCGTCATACCAGACATTGCGAATGGTTTTTGCACTATCATGGCAAAGGAGGTTTTCTGA
- a CDS encoding head-tail connector protein has protein sequence MTEVEILDAIKQDLRIDGDDMDNIVARKKVVAEEYVRNAGCKVDYDNPLCLEIVTRFVGRQIDNPEIETGVETGMQFVGLLEQLRLSQEG, from the coding sequence ATGACCGAGGTTGAAATCCTCGACGCTATAAAACAAGACCTTCGTATTGACGGCGACGATATGGATAACATCGTCGCCCGAAAGAAGGTTGTTGCCGAGGAATATGTGCGAAATGCAGGTTGTAAGGTAGATTATGACAATCCGCTATGCCTTGAAATCGTAACACGGTTCGTCGGCAGGCAGATTGACAATCCCGAAATTGAAACAGGCGTTGAAACAGGTATGCAGTTCGTTGGACTGTTGGAGCAGTTGCGCTTGTCACAGGAGGGATAG
- a CDS encoding phage major capsid protein has translation MNIQNMINEKETFRKELIERSKASEDVQELRSINAQLDEVNKDIANLRSLLAEQVEAEKRNAEKRSEDKEDDKDDKEDDKKKDDKQSERSKAVNAGEVTKRSADFKQGAGFEERAKFGKADNAEMEKRGKAIKEARTVTVATTGIIIPHRDSNTIGEPFNTISSLVDNVGTITFDGGESYRQPFAIDTPAGDYTGEGEEYNTAESTFGQVSINKSKLTAIADYSEELEKLPAAPYAEYVQNGVRESLRRKLTQEILIGDGSAGHLVGIFSNKVATADTDSVVPVIDKDKDLAIDKIDDTTLDTIVFNYGGDENVEGAQVLILNKMDLLEFAKVRTSNKQRFYDIVSNGNYGTINGVPYIINSACKAVTGTNTKAGDFCMAYGNLKNYTLATFSPVDIKKSYDSKFREGMVSVRGSVFVGGNVTRQNGFVRIKKAGKTSSGTQG, from the coding sequence ATGAACATTCAGAACATGATTAACGAAAAAGAAACCTTCCGCAAGGAACTGATTGAACGCTCCAAGGCGTCCGAGGACGTACAGGAGCTGCGCTCCATCAATGCTCAGCTTGATGAAGTAAACAAGGACATTGCAAACCTGCGTTCCCTGCTTGCTGAACAGGTTGAGGCAGAAAAGCGCAATGCCGAAAAGCGTTCCGAGGACAAGGAGGACGACAAGGACGACAAAGAGGACGACAAGAAAAAGGACGATAAACAGTCCGAACGCTCCAAGGCGGTCAATGCAGGCGAAGTTACCAAGCGTTCTGCTGACTTCAAGCAGGGTGCAGGCTTTGAGGAACGCGCCAAGTTTGGCAAGGCTGACAATGCAGAAATGGAAAAACGTGGTAAAGCCATCAAGGAGGCCCGCACGGTAACGGTTGCCACCACGGGCATCATTATCCCGCATCGTGATAGCAACACGATTGGCGAACCGTTCAACACCATTTCCTCTCTTGTTGACAACGTAGGCACTATCACCTTTGATGGTGGCGAGTCCTACCGTCAGCCGTTCGCCATCGACACCCCCGCAGGTGATTACACGGGTGAAGGTGAGGAATACAACACGGCAGAAAGTACATTTGGACAGGTTTCCATCAACAAGTCCAAGCTGACCGCCATCGCTGACTACTCCGAAGAACTTGAAAAGCTCCCTGCTGCACCCTACGCAGAATACGTTCAGAACGGCGTGCGCGAGTCTTTGCGCCGTAAGCTGACGCAGGAAATTCTGATTGGTGACGGTTCGGCAGGCCACCTCGTCGGCATCTTCTCCAATAAGGTTGCCACGGCTGACACGGATTCTGTTGTGCCTGTTATCGACAAGGACAAAGACCTTGCCATTGATAAGATTGACGACACCACGCTTGATACCATCGTGTTCAACTATGGCGGTGATGAAAATGTGGAGGGCGCACAGGTGCTCATTCTGAACAAAATGGACTTGCTCGAATTTGCCAAGGTTCGTACCTCCAATAAACAGCGTTTCTATGACATTGTTTCCAACGGTAACTACGGCACGATTAACGGCGTACCTTACATCATCAACTCTGCTTGTAAGGCAGTAACGGGCACCAATACCAAGGCAGGCGACTTCTGCATGGCATACGGCAACCTCAAAAATTACACCCTTGCAACCTTCTCTCCGGTTGACATTAAGAAGTCCTATGACTCCAAGTTCCGTGAGGGCATGGTTTCTGTCCGCGGTTCTGTGTTCGTTGGCGGTAACGTAACTCGTCAGAACGGCTTTGTTCGTATCAAGAAAGCGGGCAAGACCTCTAGCGGTACGCAGGGCTGA
- a CDS encoding HK97 family phage prohead protease — translation MEKSKRCLRHYEGQEFRAVSNDTGDKVLVGHPVVYERKADIGGWFAEVIERGALDGCDMTDVLFFVNHQQSKIPLARSRRNNGSSTMTLRVDDAGLAMEARLDTENNPDARAVYSAVSRGDMDGMSFAFSVEDEEWEGLDTDYPTRHIRKIARIYEVSAVNEPAYEATDISARDKEALENAKSALENVRSTELEDSDEIEVYKLKNEILSK, via the coding sequence ATGGAAAAGAGTAAACGATGTTTACGCCATTATGAAGGGCAGGAGTTCCGCGCCGTCAGCAACGACACCGGCGATAAAGTCCTAGTCGGGCACCCCGTTGTCTATGAACGGAAGGCAGACATTGGCGGTTGGTTCGCAGAAGTCATTGAACGTGGCGCACTTGATGGGTGCGATATGACAGACGTTCTTTTCTTTGTGAACCATCAGCAGAGCAAAATCCCGCTTGCGCGAAGTCGCAGGAACAATGGCAGTAGCACAATGACCTTGCGTGTTGATGATGCAGGGTTGGCTATGGAAGCCCGCCTTGACACCGAAAACAACCCCGACGCTAGAGCCGTCTATTCGGCAGTATCGCGGGGCGACATGGACGGCATGAGTTTTGCGTTCAGTGTCGAGGACGAGGAATGGGAGGGGTTGGACACAGACTATCCTACCCGCCACATCCGCAAGATTGCAAGAATCTATGAGGTTTCGGCGGTGAATGAACCCGCATACGAAGCAACCGATATTTCTGCTCGTGACAAGGAGGCGTTGGAGAACGCCAAGAGTGCATTGGAGAATGTACGGTCAACGGAGTTGGAGGACTCTGACGAGATTGAAGTATATAAGCTGAAAAATGAAATTTTGTCTAAATGA
- a CDS encoding phage portal protein, whose translation MVFNYLSNMVKSKFNQWRYNHIRNGVFTDNQPIFTSFGDNIYMSDLINNCIDRIATEFSKIDIKSVVETDDERVAIQKDDITRLFRFQPNPLQSTKDFLASCEWLRRKTCHCFIFPQWEEVKDSRGNTTRRYTAFYPLNPSSVKMGQDEFGNWLVEFTWKDGTSDTMPLNEVIHLKWRRGTNLIACGGNDQGNVDDRDTLKSLDILHKVMEGLPIAIEAGLKLSGVYTAKTIIDADKLKAKRDKLEEHIMTSKAGILAIDLAGDFHPMSQRSVVIPESIMTFLKKVIRERYGVSEAIVSGQYNDDDHAAFYETCIEDAIVEFEQAFSQVLFTPREQDIGHRVKCYYNKVEYYSTANKISLAQIARETGIMTLNQMADMFGLPPFIGGERRLQSLNFVNLDHVDKYQLKNSQKGESDNGKE comes from the coding sequence ATGGTGTTTAACTATTTATCGAACATGGTTAAATCAAAATTTAATCAATGGCGATACAATCACATTCGCAATGGCGTATTCACAGATAATCAGCCAATCTTCACGAGTTTTGGCGACAATATCTACATGTCAGACCTTATCAACAATTGCATTGACCGCATTGCAACGGAGTTCTCCAAGATTGATATAAAGTCAGTCGTAGAAACGGACGACGAGCGGGTGGCAATTCAGAAGGACGACATTACCCGATTATTCCGGTTTCAACCGAACCCCTTGCAGAGCACCAAAGATTTTCTTGCATCATGCGAGTGGTTACGGCGAAAGACCTGCCATTGCTTTATTTTCCCGCAGTGGGAAGAAGTAAAGGACAGTCGGGGGAACACGACACGGCGATACACGGCTTTTTATCCTCTCAACCCTTCATCAGTAAAGATGGGGCAGGACGAATTTGGTAATTGGCTAGTGGAATTCACATGGAAGGATGGCACAAGCGATACAATGCCACTCAATGAGGTCATTCACCTCAAATGGCGCAGGGGCACTAACCTTATCGCATGTGGCGGTAACGACCAAGGCAATGTAGACGACAGGGACACGCTGAAAAGCCTTGACATTCTGCATAAGGTCATGGAGGGCTTGCCCATCGCCATTGAAGCAGGGCTGAAATTGAGTGGTGTTTATACCGCCAAGACCATCATTGACGCTGACAAGCTGAAAGCCAAGCGCGACAAATTGGAAGAACACATTATGACAAGCAAGGCGGGTATTCTTGCCATCGACCTTGCAGGCGACTTCCACCCTATGAGTCAGCGTTCAGTAGTAATCCCCGAATCCATCATGACTTTTTTGAAAAAGGTTATTCGGGAACGCTACGGTGTGTCGGAAGCCATCGTTTCGGGGCAGTACAACGACGACGACCATGCAGCCTTCTACGAAACCTGTATTGAGGATGCTATTGTAGAGTTTGAGCAGGCGTTCTCACAGGTGCTATTCACGCCAAGGGAACAGGATATTGGGCATAGAGTCAAGTGCTACTACAACAAGGTGGAATACTACTCTACCGCCAACAAAATCTCCCTTGCACAGATTGCCCGCGAAACAGGCATTATGACACTCAATCAGATGGCAGACATGTTCGGCTTGCCACCCTTCATTGGTGGGGAGCGCAGGTTGCAGAGTTTGAACTTTGTAAACCTAGACCATGTTGACAAATACCAACTCAAAAACAGTCAGAAAGGAGAAAGCGACAATGGAAAAGAGTAA
- a CDS encoding terminase large subunit — MDLQTTNEHSYIKEYAQAVTDGDIVIGRRVRQTLDMLLALFDNDSVKVDLADSTKHIRFIENECKLYEAPFAGKPFKLELFQKAIVESIFAFKVWNDEVGRYVRKFQDVLVVMGRKNGKSPLVAAILLSEWFCGEMGTKILIGSNNYEQADIMFSACDAMREESRSLAKCTRRNNIGIFFGNQKQKKKHGKFTRQNKGSIKRISASGGNKEGRNIKIGAVDEVHEMADNHLVMPIRQALSTQDEPLYFEITTEGFTEGGYLDQRLEQATHVLDGEVEMPDFLIWWYAQDSEEEVWQDEGSWQKSNPGIGVIKKYSFLRKMVDEARTSATTRAFVLSKDFNIKQNSATAWLDMATIINPATFDMRELEGAMYIGGLDYAETTDLCSAKAMFVKDGIKYLTGMYFIPQTKADAILDDKNLKNPEHKDYHKWAQQGLVTICEGTEVDEQVVANWFIGLYENYHMMPFKFGYDNWHSKGFKRCMGEYFGDEVLEKVGMDFMSLSSPMHSMESDMKLKKLNYNNNPIDKWCFENMSIKTNNIGLVMPVKKYGQSKNRIDGGMATIICYATYSRYKIEYEQAMNMR, encoded by the coding sequence ATGGACTTGCAGACTACGAATGAGCATAGCTACATCAAGGAATATGCCCAAGCCGTAACGGATGGCGATATTGTAATAGGCAGACGAGTAAGGCAGACGCTAGATATGCTACTTGCGCTATTTGACAATGATTCGGTCAAAGTTGACCTTGCAGATTCGACAAAGCACATTCGTTTTATCGAAAACGAGTGTAAGTTGTATGAAGCACCATTCGCAGGCAAGCCGTTCAAGTTGGAACTGTTTCAGAAAGCCATTGTCGAGTCGATTTTTGCTTTCAAGGTATGGAATGATGAAGTTGGACGGTATGTACGTAAGTTCCAAGACGTTCTTGTTGTCATGGGGCGCAAGAATGGCAAGTCCCCTTTGGTAGCTGCTATCCTTCTGTCTGAATGGTTCTGCGGGGAAATGGGTACCAAGATACTGATAGGTTCAAACAACTATGAACAGGCTGACATTATGTTTTCTGCCTGTGATGCCATGAGGGAAGAATCACGCTCATTGGCAAAATGTACCCGTCGCAACAATATTGGCATCTTCTTTGGCAATCAGAAGCAGAAAAAGAAACACGGCAAGTTCACCCGACAAAACAAAGGCAGTATCAAGCGTATTTCAGCATCAGGAGGCAACAAAGAAGGGCGAAACATCAAGATTGGTGCAGTCGATGAAGTACACGAAATGGCTGACAACCACCTTGTAATGCCTATCCGACAGGCACTTTCGACGCAGGATGAACCCCTCTACTTTGAAATCACAACAGAAGGTTTCACGGAGGGAGGGTATCTCGACCAACGGTTGGAACAGGCCACGCACGTTCTTGATGGCGAGGTGGAAATGCCCGACTTCTTGATATGGTGGTACGCCCAAGACAGTGAGGAAGAAGTTTGGCAGGACGAAGGTTCATGGCAGAAGTCGAATCCTGGCATTGGTGTTATCAAAAAGTACAGTTTCCTTCGCAAGATGGTAGACGAAGCCCGCACGTCGGCAACGACACGGGCTTTTGTTTTGTCCAAAGACTTCAACATCAAGCAGAACAGTGCTACGGCGTGGCTTGATATGGCAACCATCATCAATCCTGCCACTTTTGATATGCGGGAACTCGAAGGAGCAATGTATATCGGCGGGCTTGATTATGCAGAAACCACGGACCTTTGTTCTGCCAAGGCTATGTTTGTTAAGGACGGGATCAAGTATCTCACGGGTATGTATTTTATTCCTCAAACCAAGGCAGACGCCATATTGGACGACAAGAACTTGAAGAACCCCGAGCATAAGGATTATCACAAATGGGCACAACAGGGGCTTGTCACGATATGCGAAGGAACTGAGGTTGATGAACAGGTGGTAGCTAATTGGTTCATTGGTTTGTATGAAAACTACCACATGATGCCCTTCAAGTTCGGGTACGATAACTGGCACTCCAAAGGGTTCAAGCGTTGCATGGGTGAGTATTTCGGTGATGAAGTGTTGGAAAAGGTCGGCATGGACTTTATGAGCCTGTCTAGCCCTATGCACTCTATGGAATCCGACATGAAGTTGAAGAAACTGAACTACAACAACAACCCCATTGACAAGTGGTGCTTTGAGAATATGAGCATCAAGACCAACAACATAGGGTTGGTTATGCCGGTGAAGAAATACGGACAGTCCAAGAACCGCATTGATGGTGGTATGGCAACCATTATCTGCTATGCAACGTACAGTAGGTACAAGATAGAGTATGAACAGGCAATGAATATGAGGTGA
- a CDS encoding HNH endonuclease, with protein sequence MAEAWKVHFYTSKAWRTLRNTLIVQRGLRCERCGKMVSSSAQLVGHHIKELNATNVHDTNISLNPDNIEIICKDCHDIEHKRFKGKGLRQHNIYIVYGAPCSGKTTLVHSLAERGDMIIDYDLLFKAISGRDMYDRPDNLKSNVFQLRDTLIDAVRTRYGKWNNVYIVGGYPHKIQREELMCKLGAEEIYVEATEEECIERARASRGIWADDWIKYIKTWFADHD encoded by the coding sequence ATGGCAGAGGCATGGAAGGTACACTTCTACACATCAAAGGCATGGAGAACCCTTAGAAACACTCTCATAGTCCAAAGAGGGTTAAGGTGTGAAAGGTGCGGGAAGATGGTAAGCAGTTCTGCTCAATTGGTAGGGCATCATATCAAAGAACTCAATGCAACCAACGTACATGACACCAACATATCCTTGAATCCCGACAACATTGAAATCATCTGTAAGGATTGCCATGACATAGAACATAAAAGGTTCAAGGGCAAAGGCTTACGCCAACACAATATCTACATCGTCTATGGAGCACCATGTTCGGGTAAGACTACACTTGTACACTCATTGGCTGAACGTGGGGACATGATTATTGACTATGACCTATTGTTCAAAGCCATTAGTGGCAGGGATATGTACGACAGACCAGACAATCTCAAATCCAACGTATTTCAGCTAAGGGATACACTCATAGACGCAGTAAGGACTAGGTATGGCAAATGGAACAATGTCTACATAGTAGGTGGCTATCCTCACAAAATCCAAAGGGAAGAGTTGATGTGTAAGTTAGGGGCAGAAGAAATCTATGTGGAGGCAACAGAGGAAGAATGTATTGAAAGGGCAAGGGCAAGCAGAGGAATATGGGCTGATGATTGGATAAAATACATCAAGACATGGTTTGCTGACCATGATTAA
- a CDS encoding ATP-grasp domain-containing protein, whose translation MVHINVLFTAVSGWPTHATVGALRQSKNAEYTIVGVDCNPNVGSLNYVDYLYKVPRCDDVSYIDKLMEICKKHDIDIIVPLISEDIGPLWANRVLFEDEGIKILLSDKDSKLMIANDKLRLEQFLNDNGIHVMPRTVPYNEETLDADLESFGYPEKPIAVKLKDGCGAVGFKVLDEDKAHNVDRLPSRELRANPYINKEQLMKLPTKERYVLSEYLPGRECGALCLVDHGRVVYCLVHENYDMQYATTTDAELVRNEKVEEIVKKVCALLKLDGNIGFDFKRDAEGNVRLLECNPRISATVSLAVKAGVNVVEMGIFHKLGLPIDENIEPLYGMRLQRVYGTLYTYKGKPYGKE comes from the coding sequence ATGGTTCATATCAATGTATTATTTACGGCAGTGAGTGGTTGGCCTACTCATGCAACGGTAGGCGCACTCCGACAGAGCAAGAACGCTGAATATACGATTGTTGGTGTTGATTGCAACCCGAATGTCGGCTCACTCAACTATGTGGACTATCTGTATAAAGTCCCTCGTTGTGATGATGTAAGCTACATTGACAAACTGATGGAGATTTGCAAGAAACACGACATTGACATTATCGTACCGCTTATCAGTGAGGATATCGGGCCCCTGTGGGCAAATCGGGTTCTGTTTGAGGATGAAGGTATCAAAATCCTCTTATCCGATAAGGATAGTAAGCTGATGATTGCCAATGATAAGCTGCGCCTTGAACAGTTCCTTAATGACAATGGCATCCATGTTATGCCCCGAACAGTTCCGTACAACGAGGAAACGCTTGACGCTGACCTTGAATCCTTCGGCTACCCCGAAAAGCCTATTGCCGTCAAACTGAAAGATGGTTGCGGTGCAGTAGGGTTCAAGGTATTGGACGAGGATAAGGCGCATAATGTTGACCGCCTGCCCTCACGGGAACTTCGAGCCAATCCTTACATCAACAAGGAACAGTTGATGAAGTTGCCGACCAAGGAACGATATGTGCTTTCTGAGTATTTACCGGGGCGTGAGTGTGGAGCACTTTGCCTTGTAGACCACGGCAGGGTGGTATATTGCCTTGTCCATGAAAACTACGACATGCAGTACGCCACCACCACAGACGCAGAATTGGTGCGTAATGAAAAGGTGGAAGAAATTGTCAAGAAGGTATGTGCCCTTCTGAAATTGGACGGCAACATCGGCTTTGACTTCAAACGCGACGCAGAAGGCAATGTGAGATTGCTTGAATGTAATCCTCGTATCAGTGCCACGGTGTCACTGGCAGTAAAGGCAGGAGTGAATGTCGTAGAAATGGGTATCTTTCATAAGTTAGGGTTGCCCATTGATGAAAACATCGAACCCCTGTACGGTATGAGATTGCAGAGGGTATACGGAACACTCTACACCTACAAAGGAAAGCCCTATGGAAAAGAATAA
- a CDS encoding DUF3310 domain-containing protein, with protein MQDMKKVAHPSYYTKGGIEVYDVIKAYNLNFERGNACKYVLRAGEKDTNTEAEDCEKGAWYLIAHSARIKGCKRSEILKDMLERELQKEQ; from the coding sequence ATGCAGGACATGAAAAAGGTTGCACACCCCTCTTATTACACCAAGGGCGGAATTGAAGTATACGATGTTATTAAGGCGTACAATCTCAACTTTGAACGTGGAAACGCATGTAAGTATGTTTTGAGAGCAGGCGAGAAGGACACCAACACAGAGGCGGAGGATTGTGAGAAAGGCGCATGGTACTTAATAGCACATTCAGCCCGCATCAAAGGGTGCAAGCGGTCTGAAATCTTGAAGGATATGTTAGAGCGAGAATTACAGAAGGAGCAGTAA
- the glf gene encoding UDP-galactopyranose mutase — MYDYCIVGAGLYGCVMADGLAKRGKTILLLDKRENVGGNVACEVKDGIVIHKYGAHIFHTDSKRVWGFVNEHCEMRQYCHSPIAYNDGQIYNLPFNMNTFYKLYGADMPSQVKELIEEDRVAIKNPKNLEEQALALAGRRIYYTLIKGYTEKQWGRSCRELPASIIKRIPLRMTFDNNYFNDKYQGLPEKSYNELIGKLLNHPRITIMTGVDFKEHKEVLEGVSRHIIYTGSIDEYFDYCYGVLEYRSLEFRTVRNTHTDNSQGVAVMNYTGDGISYTRTIEHRHFMKECNSPVTWTTTEYPAKWEVGKERYYPIGDEKNLALYARYKALADKQDKVEFGGRLGDYKYYDMDDVILKALERLDTIND, encoded by the coding sequence ATGTACGATTACTGCATTGTGGGAGCAGGATTGTACGGTTGTGTAATGGCAGATGGGCTTGCCAAGAGAGGGAAAACAATCCTTCTCTTAGACAAGCGGGAGAACGTCGGGGGCAATGTTGCTTGCGAGGTAAAAGATGGTATTGTCATTCACAAGTACGGAGCACACATTTTTCACACAGATAGTAAGCGGGTTTGGGGTTTTGTAAACGAGCATTGTGAAATGCGCCAATACTGTCATTCCCCGATAGCTTATAACGATGGGCAAATCTATAACCTCCCATTCAACATGAATACCTTTTACAAGCTATATGGAGCGGACATGCCTAGCCAAGTAAAGGAACTCATTGAGGAAGATAGGGTTGCTATTAAGAACCCCAAGAACCTTGAAGAACAGGCACTTGCACTTGCAGGGAGAAGAATCTACTACACATTGATTAAGGGATATACGGAAAAGCAATGGGGTAGGAGTTGCAGGGAGTTGCCTGCAAGCATCATCAAGCGCATACCATTGCGTATGACATTCGACAACAACTACTTCAACGACAAGTACCAAGGGTTGCCCGAAAAAAGCTACAATGAGTTGATTGGCAAGCTACTGAACCACCCACGCATTACCATTATGACAGGCGTTGACTTCAAGGAGCATAAGGAAGTATTGGAGGGCGTGAGCAGACACATCATCTACACAGGCTCGATTGATGAATACTTCGATTATTGCTATGGCGTATTAGAGTATCGTTCTTTGGAGTTCAGAACCGTAAGGAACACGCATACGGACAATAGCCAAGGCGTTGCGGTGATGAACTATACAGGTGATGGCATATCGTACACAAGGACGATTGAGCATAGACACTTTATGAAGGAGTGCAATTCGCCTGTCACATGGACGACGACGGAGTACCCTGCCAAGTGGGAAGTGGGCAAGGAAAGATATTATCCGATTGGCGACGAGAAGAACCTAGCCCTTTATGCCAGGTACAAGGCATTGGCTGACAAGCAGGATAAGGTTGAGTTTGGCGGGCGTTTGGGCGACTACAAATACTACGATATGGACGATGTAATACTGAAAGCACTTGAAAGGTTGGATACAATCAATGATTAA
- a CDS encoding transposase, translating into MRLVWTEKGQEHWQKRFPKRANERIAGKDAYVMGDRVVYSDNSESLAQSLLDRCYVKKVYEKGEEEERARDIRSHYVPCARLTEEQVQERASFIEDCLNDGYTMKGIAEKLGLTSNALGQWYKKYKEKQRRYAEA; encoded by the coding sequence ATGAGGTTAGTTTGGACGGAAAAAGGGCAGGAACATTGGCAAAAACGGTTTCCCAAGCGTGCCAATGAACGTATAGCGGGCAAGGACGCATATGTCATGGGTGACAGAGTTGTCTATTCGGACAATTCGGAGTCGTTGGCACAATCTTTGTTGGATAGGTGCTACGTCAAGAAGGTATACGAGAAGGGCGAAGAAGAAGAACGTGCAAGAGATATTCGGTCACACTACGTTCCGTGTGCGCGACTCACAGAAGAACAGGTGCAAGAACGAGCAAGTTTTATTGAGGATTGCTTAAACGACGGTTACACGATGAAAGGCATAGCTGAAAAGTTAGGGCTTACGAGCAATGCGCTTGGGCAATGGTACAAAAAATACAAAGAAAAGCAAAGGAGATATGCAGAGGCATGA